One genomic segment of Oncorhynchus kisutch isolate 150728-3 unplaced genomic scaffold, Okis_V2 scaffold1262, whole genome shotgun sequence includes these proteins:
- the LOC116365523 gene encoding uncharacterized protein LOC116365523 isoform X1 — translation MKTSWYLIWIFILTLMISTARQEVLYIKGSEGQSVDLSCTPEQTGGAPVSLYLTHRCVRPEREVLFMAKDRSPGTVRVNRLYKDRLKVTGGLNSDLLNVTIAHLQRTDTGLYICEFVYTADPSDRTVSGSLEYFLFVEGTESVCQCSSYPPLIYTISAAAGLLLLVLICLCAVECAKLRKRHKTQAPIPIYEEMNSGCRGAGSAQNNHPVPTHLEETESPVYSNPQARQAQENHYASPRQITLKP, via the exons ATGAAGACCAGCTGGTATTTGATTTGGATATTCATTCTCACACTGATGATCAGCACTG CCCGTCAGGAGGTGCTGTACATAAAGGGCTCAGAGGGGCAGTCAGTGGATCTCTCCTGTACACCTGAGCAGACAGGTGGAGCCCCTGTCAGTCTCTACCTGACCCACAGGTGTGTCCGGCCTGAGAGGGAGGTGCTGTTCATGGCCAAGGACCGGAGTCCCGGGACGGTGAGGGTTAACCGGCTGTACAAAGATCGCCTGAAGGTCACAGGCGGATTGAACTCTGACCTGCTCAACGTGACCATAGCCCATCTACAGCGCACAGACACAGGCCTGTACATCTGTGAGTTTGTCTACACAGCTGACCCCTCTGACCGAACAGTCTCCGGCAGTCTGGAATACTTCCTGTTTGTTGAAGGGACAG agagtgtgtgtcagtgctcCAGCTACCCCCCACTGATCTacaccatctctgcagcagcTGGCCTGCTTCTCCTCGTCCTCATCTGCCTGTGTGCAGTAGAGTGT GCTAAGCTGAGAAAACGTCATAAAACACAAGCCCCCATCCCCATCTATGAGGAAATGAACAGTGGGTGTCGAGGAGCTGGAAGTGCCCAAAATAACCATCCTGTGCCTACACACCTGGAGGAAACAGAGTCCCCTGTGTACAGCAACCCCCAGGCCAGACAAGCACAGGAGAACCACTACGCCAGCCCCCGACAGATCACTCTGAAGCCCTGA
- the LOC116365523 gene encoding uncharacterized protein LOC116365523 isoform X2 yields the protein MKTSWYLIWIFILTLMISTARQEVLYIKGSEGQSVDLSCTPEQTGGAPVSLYLTHRCVRPEREVLFMAKDRSPGTVRVNRLYKDRLKVTGGLNSDLLNVTIAHLQRTDTGLYICEFVYTADPSDRTVSGSLEYFLFVEGTAAGLLLLVLICLCAVECAKLRKRHKTQAPIPIYEEMNSGCRGAGSAQNNHPVPTHLEETESPVYSNPQARQAQENHYASPRQITLKP from the exons ATGAAGACCAGCTGGTATTTGATTTGGATATTCATTCTCACACTGATGATCAGCACTG CCCGTCAGGAGGTGCTGTACATAAAGGGCTCAGAGGGGCAGTCAGTGGATCTCTCCTGTACACCTGAGCAGACAGGTGGAGCCCCTGTCAGTCTCTACCTGACCCACAGGTGTGTCCGGCCTGAGAGGGAGGTGCTGTTCATGGCCAAGGACCGGAGTCCCGGGACGGTGAGGGTTAACCGGCTGTACAAAGATCGCCTGAAGGTCACAGGCGGATTGAACTCTGACCTGCTCAACGTGACCATAGCCCATCTACAGCGCACAGACACAGGCCTGTACATCTGTGAGTTTGTCTACACAGCTGACCCCTCTGACCGAACAGTCTCCGGCAGTCTGGAATACTTCCTGTTTGTTGAAGGGACAG cagcTGGCCTGCTTCTCCTCGTCCTCATCTGCCTGTGTGCAGTAGAGTGT GCTAAGCTGAGAAAACGTCATAAAACACAAGCCCCCATCCCCATCTATGAGGAAATGAACAGTGGGTGTCGAGGAGCTGGAAGTGCCCAAAATAACCATCCTGTGCCTACACACCTGGAGGAAACAGAGTCCCCTGTGTACAGCAACCCCCAGGCCAGACAAGCACAGGAGAACCACTACGCCAGCCCCCGACAGATCACTCTGAAGCCCTGA
- the LOC109876531 gene encoding sterile alpha motif domain-containing protein 9-like (The sequence of the model RefSeq protein was modified relative to this genomic sequence to represent the inferred CDS: added 17 bases not found in genome assembly), protein MEWNEFPCGKWTESHVSSWLKSIGVKEKYILKLYEEEVTGPALMRLQREYLRDTIEMKGGQIELLLSNRNDLSKPRPQKLKAGSSTQRDTRNVESIAASTQESKDKVECTSETSENEKTSIGASSSLSNFRVFDEHDKDFRYVKHRVLPPETGIENMIVPCHEYKSLEIAHKLEPLKLRVKVASEVIRFACGCMNMRTNGTIHFGVMDKIKGSYKHGEIIGIPVENQSDFVDALDYIENCFKDLNHHSDARKCIRNPKFIEVIDKGSSGGNWIIEFDVVPKARVVKDQLYSVTIPKFSEKTNKVIYEEKAPYHRVGANTPRIPGEDLVHFIQGLKEKDLQREEAESSTSQTAADTREDLGRKLSILLTCGKKYMDDTLSFIIVTNKFQEEHLKTINFLVHMKIFCVFDFDPDSKTSGLCGQYREHHAANLHFLHDFAIDPGLSTTDFKKSLQLFDRTSWIFCNGRNHYLGGEDPCDEKTWIRTKKKQLKRTVSVICNEILPKGSFVVLFLLMSQVEQPLVDTFHEFYAEMNGHEDLAIISESKENYNKWSSLAQASCDLESLEQISIVGMPMSHVDATIQSIQLSNKQLTRRLPVFNKGLCFLKPIDEDTMLSLDIVSTDQCEETNLDVMGNDQVSNIEKYFYQGGKISWMHLWLAEKVKCEEVIQRDAYKETTKILEAILQDDTTKRSIQSVNICHQPGSGGSTVAHQILWNCRTKLRCAVVKQSYLIQTVCQHSVRLREYEEKDKNRCLPVLLLLDDCNAEYIDECRQEG, encoded by the exons ATGG AGTGGAACGAATTTCCATGTGGCAAATGGACAGAATCCCATGTGAGCTCCTGGTTAAAATCCATTGGAGTGAAAGAGAAGTACATTCTGAAACTGTACGAAGAGGAGGTTACAGGACCTGCACTAATGAGGCTGCAAAGAGAATATCTACGTGACACAATTGAAATGAAAGGTGGCCAAATCGAACTTCTGCTATCTAATCGTAATGATCTATCGAAGCCAAGACCACAGAAACTAAAAGCAGGCAGTAGCACACAGAGAGATACCAGAAATGTTGAATCCATTGCTGCATCCACACAAGAGTCAAAAGACAAAGTTGAGTGTACCAGTGAAACAAGTGAAAATGAAAAAACATCAATTGGCGCATCTTCTTCTCTAAGTAACTTCCGTGTATTTGATGAACATGACAAAGACTTCCGATATGTCAAGCACAGAGTGCTTCCACCAGAGACTGGAATTGAAAACATGATTGTTCCATGCCATGAATACAAATCACTGGAAATTGCCCACAAATTAGAACCACTGAAGCTTAGAGTCAAAGTCGCAAGTGAGGTAATCAGATTTGCTTGTGGGTGCATGAACATGCGGACCAATGGCACAATACACTTTGGGGTCATGGATAAGATTAAAGGCAGCTACAAGCATGGTGAAATCATCGGAATACCAGTTGAAAACCAAAGTGACTTTGTGGATGCATTGGACTACATTGAAAACTGCTTCAAGGATTTAAACCACCATTCTGATGCCAGGAAATGCATAAGGAATCCAAAGTTTATTGAGGTAATTGACAAGGGGAGCAGTGGAGGAAACTGGATCATTGAATTTGATGTTGTCCCAAAGGCAAGAGTGGTGAAAGACCAACTCTACAGTGTTACTATTCCAAAGTTCAGCGAGAAAACCAACAAAGTAATCTATGAGGAGAAAGCACCATACCACAGAGTAGGGGCCAATACACCCCGCATACCTGGTGAAGACTTAGTTCATTTCATTCAAGGACTGAAAGAGAAAGATCTACAGAGGGAAGAGGCAGAGTCTTCTACCAGTCAAACAGCTGCAGACACTAGGGAGGATCTTGGGAGAAAATTGTCAATTCTCTTGACCTGTGGAAAAAAGTACATGGATGACACCTTGTCATTCATCATTGTGACAAATAAGTTTCAAGAAGAACATCTGAAGACTATCAACTTCTTAGTGCACATGAAAATATTCTGTGTTTTTGACTTCGATCCAGACTCCAAAACATCTGGACTTTGTGGACAATATCGTGAGCACCATGCTGCTAACCTCCACTTTTTGCATGACTTTGCTATTGATCCTGGTCTAAGCACCACTGACTTCAAGAAGAGCTTACAGCTATTTGATAGGACAAGCTGGATATTCTGCAATGGGCGGAATCATTACCTTGGTGGAGAAGATCCTTGTGATGAAAAAACCTGGATCAGAACAAAGAAAAAACAACTGAAAAGGACTGTCTCTGTCATCTGCAATGAAATCCTTCCTAAAGGTTCATTTGTGGTGCTTTTCTTGCTCATGTCTCAGGTCGAACAGCCACTTGTTGATACATTTCATGAATTCTATGCAGAAATGAATGGCCATGAGGATTTGGCTATCATTTCAGAGTCCAAAGAGAACTACAACAAGTGGTCAAGTCTCGCTCAAGCGTCTTGTGATTTGGAATCACTGGAACAAATTAGTATTGTTGGCATGCCAATGAGTCATGTAGATGCTACAATTCAAAGCATTCAGCTTTCCAATAAACAACTGACTCGACGCTTACCTGTGTTCAACAAAGGTCTGTGCTTCCTGAAGCCTATAGATGAAGACACAATGCTTTCTCTGGACATAGTCAGTACTGATCAGTGTGAAGAAACAAACTTGGATGTAATGGGCAATGACCAAGTTAGTAACATTGAGAAGTATTTCTATCAAGGAGGGAAAATCAGCTGGATGCACTTGTGGCTTGCAGAAAAAGTGAAGTGTGAAGAGGTCATTCAGAGAGACGCATACAAAGAAACAACCAAGATTTTAGAGGCCATTTTACAGGATGATACAACAAAAAGGTCCATTCAGAGTGTCAACATATGTCACCAACCTGGCAGTGGTGGAAGCACAGTCGCACATCAGATCCTCTGGAACTGTCGAACCAAACTCCGGTGTGCAGTGGTTAAGCAATCATACCTAATTCAAACTGTATGTCAGCATTCAGTACGCCTGCGAGAATATGAAGAGAAAGACAAAAACCGTTGTCTCCCGGTGCTCTTGCTGCTGGATGACTGTAATGCAGAGTATATAGATGAGT